Proteins encoded in a region of the Zea mays cultivar B73 chromosome 4, Zm-B73-REFERENCE-NAM-5.0, whole genome shotgun sequence genome:
- the LOC103653014 gene encoding putative germin-like protein 12-4, giving the protein MAASTFLLVAFLALITSQAIASDPSPLQDFCVADKDSPVKVNGFVCKDPMAVNADDFFKAAKLDQPRDTSKSKVGSNVTLINVMQLPGLNTLGISLARIDYAPLGQNPPHTHPRATEILTVLEGTLYVGFVTSNQADRSNKLFAKVLNKGDVFVFPQGLIHFQFNPVHDKPAVALAALSSQNPGAITIANAVFGSKPPISDDVLAKAFQVQKGTIDWLQAQFWENNHY; this is encoded by the exons ATGGCTGCCTCGACCTTCCTTCTCGTTGCTTTTCTAGCATTGATCACTTCTCAGGCCATTGCCTCTGATCCTAGCCCGCTCCAAGACTTCTGTGTTGCCGATAAAGACTCTCCGG TGAAGGTGAATGGATTTGTTTGCAAGGACCCTATGGCTGTGAACGCTGACGACTTCTTCAAGGCTGCAAAACTTGACCAGCCAAGGGACACCAGCAAAAGCAAGGTGGGATCCAACGTTACTTTGATCAATGTCATGCAGTTGCCTGGACTCAACACGTTGGGGATCTCGTTGGCTCGCATTGACTACGCACCATTAGGTCAGAATcctccacacacacacccacgtgCCACTGAGATTCTCACCGTGCTTGAGGGGACACTCTACGTCGGATTTGTCACCTCCAACCAAGCTGACAGAAGCAACAAGCTATTTGCCAAGGTTCTCAACAAGGGCGATGTGTTTGTATTCCCCCAAGGACTAATCCACTTCCAGTTCAACCCAGTACATGACAAGCCAGCAGTCGCGCTCGCTGCTCTAAGTAGCCAGAACCCTGGAGCTATTACTATTGCCAATGCAGTCTTTGGATCAAAGCCACCTATCTCGGATGATGTCCTAGCTAAGGCCTTTCAGGTGCAAAAGGGGACAATTGATTGGCTTCAAGCTCAGTTCTGGGAGAACAACCACTACTGA
- the LOC103653013 gene encoding putative germin-like protein 12-4 codes for MAASTYFLLVAFLALVTSHAIASDPSPLQDFCVADKDSPVKVNGFVCKDPMAVNADDFFKAAKLDQPRDTSKSKVGSNVTLINVMQLLGLNTLGISLARIDYAPLGQNPPHTHPRATEILTVLEGTLYVGFVTSNQADRSNKLFAKVLNKGDVFVFPQGLIHFQFNPVHDKPAVALAALSSQNPGAITIANAVFGSKPPISDDVLAKAFQVQKGTIDWLQAQFWENNHY; via the exons ATGGCTGCCTCGACCTACTTCCTTCTTGTTGCTTTTCTAGCATTGGTCACTTCTCATGCCATTGCTTCTGATCCTAGCCCGCTCCAAGACTTCTGTGTTGCCGACAAAGACTCTCCGG TGAAGGTGAATGGATTTGTTTGCAAGGATCCCATGGCTGTGAACGCTGACGACTTCTTCAAGGCTGCAAAACTTGACCAGCCAAGGGACACCTCCAAGAGCAAGGTGGGATCCAACGTTACTTTGATCAATGTCATGCAGCTGCTTGGACTCAACACGTTGGGGATCTCGTTGGCTCGCATTGACTACGCACCATTAGGTCAGAATCCTCCGCACACACACCCACGTGCCACTGAGATCCTCACTGTGCTTGAAGGGACACTCTACGTCGGATTTGTCACCTCCAACCAAGCTGACAGAAGCAACAAGCTATTTGCCAAGGTTCTCAACAAGGGCGATGTGTTTGTATTCCCCCAAGGACTAATCCACTTCCAGTTCAACCCAGTACATGACAAGCCAGCAGTCGCGCTCGCTGCTCTAAGTAGCCAGAACCCTGGAGCTATTACTATTGCCAATGCAGTCTTTGGATCAAAGCCACCTATCTCGGATGATGTCCTAGCTAAGGCCTTTCAAGTGCAAAAGGGGACAATTGATTGGCTTCAAGCTCAGTTTTGGGAGAACAACCACTACTGA